The Nitrospira sp. KM1 genome includes a window with the following:
- a CDS encoding sorbosone dehydrogenase family protein encodes MLKLACAVVVCLIMSACRLHAGTLPLDKIKLPPGFAIAIYADNVPNARGMVLGQSGTLFVGSKTGDVYAVIDHDHDHRADEVKIIARDLNMPVGVAYRDGSLYVSAVDRILRFERIEQRLSKPSEPVVVTDRFPSEKAHGWKFIAFGPDGKLYVPVGAPCNICEPDPDRYALIGRMNLDGSGYEVIARGVRNSVGFDWHPDTKDLWFTENGRDWLGDDQPPDELNRLSRPGQHFGYPYCHGGTISDPEFGKTRPCNEFTAPELILGPHVASLGMRFYTGSMFPEEYRNRIFIAEHGSWNRKSKIGYRVTLASRDQQGKLRYSVFAEGWLQGETSWGRPADILVMPDGALLVSDDSAGVIYRISYRKP; translated from the coding sequence ATGCTGAAGCTCGCCTGTGCAGTTGTTGTCTGTCTGATCATGAGCGCGTGCCGGCTCCATGCCGGGACGCTTCCTCTCGACAAGATCAAACTGCCTCCTGGTTTTGCCATAGCCATATACGCAGACAATGTTCCGAACGCCCGTGGCATGGTGCTCGGTCAGAGCGGCACGCTCTTTGTCGGAAGCAAGACAGGCGACGTCTATGCGGTGATCGACCACGATCATGATCATCGGGCTGACGAGGTCAAGATCATCGCCCGGGACCTCAATATGCCGGTTGGAGTCGCGTATCGTGACGGGTCGCTGTACGTGTCAGCGGTCGATCGCATCCTGCGTTTTGAGAGGATCGAGCAGCGATTATCGAAGCCATCGGAGCCGGTGGTCGTGACGGATCGCTTTCCCTCGGAGAAGGCCCATGGGTGGAAATTTATCGCCTTTGGTCCGGATGGGAAGCTGTACGTGCCGGTTGGAGCGCCGTGCAACATCTGTGAGCCTGATCCGGATCGCTATGCGCTGATCGGACGGATGAATCTCGATGGAAGCGGATATGAAGTCATCGCCCGAGGGGTCCGCAATTCTGTGGGGTTCGATTGGCATCCCGACACGAAGGACCTCTGGTTTACGGAAAATGGCCGTGACTGGCTGGGGGATGACCAACCGCCGGACGAGCTCAATCGCCTGTCGAGACCCGGGCAACACTTCGGGTATCCCTACTGTCATGGAGGCACAATCAGCGATCCCGAGTTCGGCAAAACGCGACCGTGCAACGAATTCACGGCCCCTGAGCTGATCCTCGGGCCGCATGTGGCCTCGCTGGGCATGCGGTTCTATACCGGCTCGATGTTTCCAGAAGAGTACCGGAACCGGATTTTCATCGCGGAACATGGATCTTGGAATCGGAAAAGCAAGATCGGATACCGGGTGACACTGGCCTCGCGTGATCAACAGGGAAAACTTCGCTACTCAGTATTTGCCGAGGGATGGCTGCAGGGTGAGACGTCCTGGGGACGGCCTGCCGACATCCTGGTCATGCCTGATGGAGCCCTGTTGGTCTCCGATGATTCAGCAGGAGTGATCTATCGAATCAGTTATCGGAAACCATAG
- a CDS encoding SDR family NAD(P)-dependent oxidoreductase: MKNDKRVIVIAGAAGGLGRTVVPAFTGTGTHVVALNRSGPPSVSEASSSVQVDVTDESDVRRAVNDIIKKTGRIDVMINLVGGFAVGRVVDTDASLWQRMLAMNLTSAFLLSKAVLPHMVDRGSGRIVHVAAWAAVEPFPGAAAYIVAKSGLLALINVMALETKGSGVTVNGVLPATIDTPANRTNMPEADPSSWTKPESIAGTLLFLASEAADQISGATIPVGTRIGGKQAARER, encoded by the coding sequence ATGAAGAATGACAAGCGGGTAATCGTCATCGCAGGCGCCGCCGGAGGGCTTGGCCGTACCGTTGTCCCTGCGTTCACTGGAACGGGAACGCATGTCGTGGCGCTGAACCGGAGCGGCCCGCCATCCGTGAGCGAAGCATCCTCCTCTGTGCAGGTCGACGTGACGGATGAATCGGACGTTCGCCGGGCGGTCAACGACATCATAAAGAAGACGGGCCGCATCGACGTCATGATTAATCTTGTCGGGGGATTTGCAGTCGGGCGTGTCGTGGACACCGATGCATCACTCTGGCAACGGATGCTGGCCATGAATCTGACATCGGCCTTCTTGCTCTCGAAAGCCGTGCTTCCTCACATGGTGGATCGCGGGAGCGGCCGCATCGTGCACGTAGCGGCTTGGGCGGCGGTCGAGCCGTTCCCAGGAGCTGCCGCCTATATCGTCGCCAAGTCGGGTCTGCTCGCCCTGATCAACGTGATGGCGCTCGAAACGAAAGGCTCGGGAGTGACCGTCAACGGCGTGCTACCTGCCACCATCGATACTCCAGCCAACCGGACCAACATGCCCGAGGCTGATCCCTCCTCCTGGACCAAGCCGGAATCCATCGCCGGGACGTTGCTCTTCCTGGCTTCGGAAGCAGCCGACCAGATCAGTGGAGCGACTATTCCAGTCGGTACGAGAATCGGTGGAAAACAGGCGGCAAGAGAAAGGTGA
- a CDS encoding VOC family protein: MKAHYLGHIVFYVKDLERSLAFYRDLLGFKEVGRAFNGAAAALTSGRTHHEFLLIQVGDIPGPPPGRRRGLYHIGIKIGDGLDELRLAKRELEQAGITIDGMSDHTVSQSLYLRDPDGNEVELYVDAPESTWKNDPAAVLSPIKPLQL, encoded by the coding sequence ATGAAAGCACACTATCTCGGCCACATCGTGTTTTACGTCAAAGATCTCGAGCGGTCGCTGGCATTCTATCGCGACCTGTTGGGGTTCAAGGAAGTCGGGCGCGCCTTCAATGGGGCCGCGGCGGCTCTTACCTCCGGCCGTACGCATCACGAGTTTCTACTGATCCAAGTCGGAGATATCCCTGGTCCTCCGCCTGGCCGCCGCCGCGGGCTCTATCACATCGGCATCAAGATCGGAGACGGCCTCGATGAATTGCGTCTCGCAAAGCGGGAACTCGAACAGGCCGGGATCACGATTGATGGGATGAGCGATCATACGGTAAGCCAAAGCCTGTACCTTCGCGATCCGGACGGCAATGAAGTCGAGCTCTATGTGGATGCTCCCGAATCGACGTGGAAAAACGATCCTGCCGCGGTCCTCTCCCCGATCAAACCTCTCCAACTCTAA
- a CDS encoding efflux RND transporter periplasmic adaptor subunit: MDRTLMRVSPFRMLIGSWLMIAALASGCKGEAGSAASRPTPEVQVVDIAPQTVPDEPELIGQAEASSIVEIRPQVTGIMKQRYFSEGRDVKKGDRLYEIDPVPFKAAEISAKARVSQAEARLVQAKQDLARVKPLLAEEAVSQKDVDDAIAENLAAKAALEAAKGDLVKAQFDLDNTLIVAPIDGLIERTRFYQGRLVTAQTDLLTIIHQVDPMYVIVSAPESFLLKRRRDILSRRITHPGIYKLTGTIIFVDGTTYSHEGILDFADVSLRAETGSRQARVVFPNPDRVLLPGQFVTVRFHGVSKPNTILVPQRAVQQGPKGQVVYVVGKDDQVEVRDVKATDWQGDQWLIEEGLHPGERVMVEGFQRIAPGTKVKPVAAS, from the coding sequence ATGGATAGGACTCTGATGCGCGTCAGCCCGTTTCGTATGCTGATTGGGTCGTGGCTCATGATTGCGGCCCTCGCATCCGGATGTAAAGGGGAAGCAGGGTCGGCTGCCTCCCGTCCGACCCCGGAAGTGCAGGTGGTCGATATTGCTCCTCAGACCGTACCGGATGAGCCTGAGCTGATCGGCCAGGCAGAGGCGTCCAGCATCGTCGAGATTCGGCCGCAGGTGACCGGTATCATGAAGCAACGATATTTCTCAGAAGGACGCGACGTCAAGAAAGGCGACCGCCTGTATGAGATCGATCCGGTGCCCTTCAAGGCCGCCGAGATCAGCGCCAAAGCGAGAGTGAGTCAGGCCGAGGCGCGCCTCGTCCAAGCCAAGCAGGACCTGGCGCGGGTGAAACCGCTCCTCGCTGAAGAAGCCGTCAGTCAAAAAGACGTCGACGACGCGATCGCGGAAAATCTCGCGGCCAAAGCCGCCTTGGAAGCGGCCAAGGGCGATCTCGTCAAAGCCCAATTCGATCTCGACAATACCCTCATCGTCGCCCCCATCGACGGCCTGATCGAGCGCACCCGCTTCTATCAGGGGCGATTGGTGACCGCTCAGACCGACCTTCTCACCATCATCCATCAAGTCGATCCGATGTACGTGATCGTCAGCGCCCCTGAAAGTTTTTTGTTGAAGCGCCGACGAGACATACTCTCTCGTCGCATCACGCACCCGGGAATCTACAAACTCACTGGCACAATCATCTTCGTCGATGGGACCACGTATTCCCACGAAGGGATCTTGGATTTTGCAGACGTCAGTTTACGGGCGGAAACAGGCTCACGGCAGGCCCGTGTCGTCTTTCCAAATCCTGATCGGGTGCTCTTGCCCGGTCAGTTCGTCACGGTACGGTTTCATGGAGTATCGAAGCCCAACACTATTCTCGTTCCGCAGCGGGCAGTTCAGCAGGGACCGAAAGGCCAGGTTGTCTATGTCGTCGGCAAAGACGATCAGGTGGAAGTCCGCGACGTGAAGGCGACCGATTGGCAGGGTGATCAATGGCTGATCGAAGAGGGCCTCCATCCGGGCGAACGAGTCATGGTGGAAGGATTCCAGCGCATCGCTCCGGGAACCAAAGTCAAGCCGGTAGCCGCCTCCTGA
- a CDS encoding multidrug efflux RND transporter permease subunit: protein MSLSFFIDRPIFASVLSIVVIVIGLVSMRALPVAQFPPITPPTVQIEADYPGASAEVVAESVARPIELQLPGIDNLLYFDSTSTNDGHVSIRLTFQIGTDVDIAQVQAQNREKLAEPQLPPEVIRQGITVKKMSPDLLTVIVLESDDPRQDAFFLSNFAILRILDNIKRLPGVGDASVFGQQNYSMRLILDPVRMAQLSLTPSDIATVVREQNRDFPAGTIGREPMVTETELTLPLITEGRMSEVREFEDMIVRALPNGSMVRLKDVARVELGAQSYVLEGRYKRKPTALLLTFLSPGANALETVKRIRQEMSSLTKFFPAGVTYDIPYDTTRFVEVSIEEVVATLRDAMILVLLVVYLFLQSWRATLVPAIAVPVSLIGTFAGMEALGFSINTLTLFGLVLAIGIVVDDAIVVVENVERHMENGLSPKNAAKKAMGEVAGPVIAIVLVLCAVFVPVGFLGGITGQLYKQFAITIAVSVAISGFVALTLSPALCALVLKPSHGPRKGFFGWFNRVFDRTQHGYSSTVALALRHRMLSLAVCGLVMGAALLLFKHIPMAFLPDEDQGYFITIVQLPDGASKKRTDAVVDRLEEYYLTLPAVYGTQGLSGQNFVFNTRGTNTATMFIPLKLWDQRKQKQDHVKSLIAGAFKEFGKIPGALVLAFNAPSIRGLGATGGFSVQVQDPSGGDFKAFGAIAQKFVETARQDPAIGSISTSFRVSAPRVHAKINRERAKALGVPISEVFDTLQAFFGNLYINDFVKFGRVYRVQTESEPQYRSRPADISKIYVRALNGQSASMIPLDTVVSTTYSSGPDPVTHFNGFNTALVLGSAAPGYSSGQALDALQRAADAELVPSGFDIDWSGISYQERKAGTQSVLAFAFGLLMVFLVLAAQYESWTVPFAVILAVPFGVFGALTAVWMSGMTNDIYFQIGLVTLIGLAAKNAILIVEFANQRYEHGLSLTEAAIEAARLRFRPILMTSMAFILGVVPLVLASGAGAASRHSIGTGVFGGMIAATFLAIVFVPLFFVVIRSLSGPSTAPVGRTDGQHAPPPAGVV, encoded by the coding sequence ATGAGCCTGAGCTTTTTCATCGACCGTCCGATTTTTGCGTCCGTTCTGTCCATCGTCGTCATCGTGATCGGTCTCGTGTCGATGCGGGCTCTCCCCGTTGCACAGTTTCCGCCGATCACCCCCCCGACGGTTCAGATCGAGGCCGATTATCCGGGCGCGAGCGCGGAAGTCGTGGCCGAATCGGTCGCCAGGCCGATCGAATTGCAGCTTCCCGGCATCGACAATCTTTTGTATTTCGATTCGACCAGCACCAACGATGGGCACGTGAGCATCCGGCTGACATTCCAGATCGGGACGGACGTGGACATCGCGCAGGTGCAGGCGCAAAACCGGGAAAAATTGGCAGAACCGCAGCTTCCGCCTGAAGTCATCCGTCAGGGCATCACCGTGAAGAAGATGTCTCCTGATCTCCTTACGGTCATCGTCTTGGAATCGGACGACCCGCGTCAGGATGCCTTTTTCCTTTCAAATTTTGCGATTCTGCGGATTCTCGACAACATCAAACGTTTGCCCGGTGTCGGTGACGCGTCGGTCTTCGGACAGCAGAATTACAGTATGCGTCTGATCCTCGATCCCGTCCGCATGGCTCAGCTCAGTCTGACGCCCTCCGATATCGCGACCGTCGTGCGCGAGCAAAACCGCGATTTTCCAGCCGGCACGATCGGCCGGGAACCAATGGTGACGGAGACGGAATTGACGCTTCCCCTCATTACGGAAGGACGGATGTCCGAGGTGCGCGAGTTCGAAGACATGATCGTCCGTGCACTGCCCAACGGATCCATGGTGCGGCTGAAGGATGTGGCGCGGGTCGAACTGGGGGCGCAGTCGTATGTGCTCGAGGGGCGGTACAAACGCAAGCCGACCGCATTGCTGTTGACCTTCCTTTCGCCGGGAGCCAACGCTCTGGAAACCGTCAAACGCATCCGGCAGGAAATGAGCAGCCTGACCAAGTTCTTCCCGGCCGGCGTCACCTACGACATTCCCTATGACACCACGCGGTTTGTCGAGGTCTCGATTGAGGAAGTGGTGGCGACGTTGCGCGATGCGATGATCCTCGTCTTGCTGGTCGTCTACCTGTTTCTGCAAAGCTGGCGAGCCACGCTGGTTCCGGCGATCGCGGTCCCCGTGTCTCTGATCGGCACGTTCGCCGGTATGGAGGCGCTCGGCTTCTCGATCAATACGCTCACGCTGTTCGGATTGGTGCTGGCCATCGGGATCGTGGTCGACGATGCCATCGTGGTCGTGGAAAACGTCGAGCGCCACATGGAAAACGGACTCTCTCCGAAGAACGCGGCCAAGAAAGCCATGGGCGAGGTAGCCGGTCCGGTCATTGCCATCGTCCTCGTGTTGTGCGCCGTCTTCGTGCCGGTGGGATTTCTCGGCGGCATTACCGGGCAGCTCTACAAACAGTTTGCCATTACGATTGCCGTTTCGGTGGCGATTTCAGGATTCGTGGCGCTGACATTGAGTCCTGCACTCTGCGCGCTGGTCCTCAAGCCGAGCCACGGACCTCGCAAAGGATTCTTCGGATGGTTCAACCGTGTGTTCGACCGCACGCAGCACGGATACTCTTCCACGGTGGCATTGGCGCTGCGCCACAGGATGTTGTCGCTGGCAGTATGCGGTCTGGTCATGGGGGCAGCCCTGCTGCTGTTCAAGCATATTCCGATGGCGTTCCTGCCCGACGAAGACCAGGGGTATTTCATCACCATTGTGCAGCTTCCGGACGGCGCCTCCAAGAAGCGGACCGATGCGGTCGTGGACCGGCTCGAAGAGTATTATCTGACGCTGCCGGCGGTCTACGGCACACAGGGCCTGTCCGGACAGAATTTCGTGTTCAACACACGGGGGACCAACACGGCCACCATGTTCATCCCTCTCAAGCTGTGGGATCAGCGGAAACAGAAACAGGACCATGTCAAATCTCTCATCGCCGGCGCATTCAAAGAGTTCGGAAAAATTCCCGGCGCGTTGGTGCTGGCGTTTAACGCCCCGTCGATCCGCGGTCTGGGAGCGACCGGGGGCTTTTCAGTCCAAGTTCAAGATCCCAGTGGGGGGGATTTCAAGGCGTTTGGTGCCATTGCCCAGAAATTCGTCGAAACCGCCAGGCAGGATCCGGCGATCGGATCGATCAGCACGAGCTTTCGCGTGAGCGCGCCGCGCGTGCACGCGAAGATCAACCGGGAACGGGCGAAAGCGCTGGGCGTGCCGATCTCGGAAGTGTTCGACACGCTGCAGGCCTTTTTCGGGAATCTCTACATCAACGACTTCGTGAAGTTCGGACGGGTCTACCGGGTGCAAACCGAATCTGAACCGCAATACAGGTCCCGTCCCGCCGATATCAGCAAGATCTACGTTCGGGCGTTGAACGGACAAAGCGCCTCGATGATTCCGCTTGATACTGTCGTGTCGACGACCTATTCAAGCGGACCCGATCCGGTCACGCATTTCAACGGGTTCAATACTGCGCTCGTGCTTGGCTCCGCAGCACCCGGATACAGTTCGGGTCAGGCGTTGGATGCATTGCAACGCGCGGCGGATGCCGAACTGGTCCCGAGCGGGTTCGACATCGACTGGAGCGGGATCTCGTATCAGGAACGCAAGGCCGGCACGCAGTCGGTTCTGGCGTTCGCGTTTGGCCTGCTCATGGTGTTTCTCGTGCTGGCGGCGCAGTACGAGAGCTGGACCGTGCCGTTTGCCGTCATCCTGGCCGTTCCGTTCGGCGTGTTCGGGGCGCTGACGGCCGTGTGGATGTCCGGCATGACCAACGATATCTATTTTCAGATCGGTCTGGTCACGCTCATCGGTCTGGCGGCCAAGAATGCCATTTTGATCGTGGAATTCGCGAATCAGCGCTATGAGCACGGGCTCTCACTGACAGAGGCGGCGATCGAGGCGGCGAGGCTGCGGTTCCGGCCGATTCTCATGACCTCGATGGCCTTCATCCTGGGCGTCGTCCCTCTCGTTCTCGCCAGCGGCGCGGGGGCGGCGAGCCGTCATTCGATCGGCACCGGGGTGTTCGGCGGAATGATCGCCGCGACGTTTCTGGCAATCGTGTTCGTGCCCTTATTCTTTGTGGTCATTCGGTCATTGAGCGGGCCCTCTACCGCTCCGGTCGGTCGGACCGACGGTCAGCATGCACCCCCGCCGGCCGGCGTCGTATAA
- a CDS encoding efflux transporter outer membrane subunit, translating into MRGLCAAIVSGLLLSCAMGPDYSRPDIPTADSFRMAEEGHDLPSLANMPWWELYQDQELQTLIKISLEENKDLERAVATVEEYEARLFIARTDFAPQMTGTVNAPVARQGGVRFRGFPNPFNYYVQGNLSWEIDLWGRIRRSNEAARGDLLAREENRRAIILQLVGGVAQAYFDLRQFDLQLEISQRTLLAWEESVRIGKARHRQGLINRLDVDQFEAERENAAARIADLKRQMIQKENELSILLGRNPGHIPRGQTLTEQIMPPVIPAGLPSELLQRRPDVVQAEQQLAAATARIGAAKADRFPKISLTGILGIANPSLSKLYLPQDLFGALGPGVTAPLLNAQILGFQQEATQAQERQALAQYKQTILVAFREVEDALAGVTNTRDQASAQERQVNALRSALRLANLRYKGGLANYLDVLIAQRSLFDAELALVATRRLYLTSVVQLYKALGGGWSPDEHGRVQPVSATTDAQ; encoded by the coding sequence GTGCGTGGTCTTTGTGCAGCCATAGTCTCGGGTCTTCTACTCTCATGCGCCATGGGACCGGACTATTCACGGCCGGACATTCCGACGGCGGACTCGTTCCGCATGGCCGAGGAAGGCCATGATCTGCCGTCTCTTGCCAATATGCCGTGGTGGGAACTCTACCAGGATCAGGAGCTTCAAACCCTGATCAAGATTTCTCTGGAGGAGAATAAGGACCTCGAGCGCGCCGTCGCCACCGTCGAGGAATATGAAGCCCGGCTCTTCATTGCAAGAACCGATTTCGCTCCTCAAATGACCGGGACGGTCAACGCTCCCGTTGCGCGCCAAGGCGGCGTGCGTTTTCGGGGATTTCCGAACCCGTTCAACTACTATGTGCAGGGCAATCTGTCATGGGAAATCGATCTCTGGGGCCGCATCCGGCGGTCGAATGAAGCGGCGCGCGGTGATTTGCTAGCCCGCGAAGAAAACCGGCGTGCAATCATCCTGCAACTGGTCGGGGGGGTGGCGCAGGCGTACTTCGACTTGCGGCAATTCGATCTTCAACTGGAGATCTCGCAACGCACACTCCTCGCCTGGGAAGAGTCCGTCCGGATCGGCAAGGCGAGACATCGGCAGGGATTGATCAACCGGCTGGATGTCGATCAGTTCGAAGCCGAACGGGAAAATGCCGCGGCGCGCATTGCGGATCTCAAACGCCAGATGATCCAGAAGGAAAACGAATTGAGCATTCTCCTGGGAAGGAATCCCGGCCACATCCCCAGGGGCCAGACGTTGACCGAACAGATTATGCCCCCCGTGATCCCGGCCGGCCTGCCCTCGGAACTTCTGCAGCGCCGTCCCGATGTCGTCCAGGCCGAACAGCAACTGGCCGCTGCCACCGCGAGGATCGGGGCCGCAAAAGCCGATCGCTTTCCGAAAATCTCCCTGACCGGCATTCTAGGGATCGCCAACCCGAGTCTCTCGAAGCTCTACTTGCCCCAAGATTTGTTCGGTGCCCTTGGACCAGGGGTGACCGCGCCGTTATTGAACGCCCAGATTCTTGGATTCCAACAGGAGGCGACTCAAGCTCAGGAACGCCAGGCGTTGGCGCAGTACAAGCAGACGATTCTGGTAGCATTTCGAGAGGTGGAGGATGCCCTGGCCGGCGTGACCAACACGCGCGACCAGGCGTCGGCCCAGGAGCGACAGGTCAATGCCTTGCGGTCGGCTCTTCGTCTGGCCAATCTCCGATACAAGGGCGGACTTGCCAACTATCTCGACGTGCTCATTGCGCAACGCAGTCTGTTTGACGCGGAGCTCGCGCTGGTCGCGACCCGGCGGCTGTATCTGACGTCAGTGGTTCAGCTGTATAAGGCATTGGGCGGGGGTTGGTCTCCGGACGAGCATGGACGGGTGCAGCCAGTGAGCGCCACTACCGACGCTCAGTAG
- a CDS encoding sigma 54-interacting transcriptional regulator, which translates to MERPSTSPCETLAERYQALLEVAESISRHRDLRELCRDLAQRLPRVVQVNFVSLSLHDPARNIMRLHTIQANVPADLIGGHEQPVEDTPSGVVWQTQQPILVPEVKEERRWPGVLERMKEDGVRSFCVVPLTTAVRRLGAIGFSSLQNQAYGEADLEFLGQVGKQLGVAVDNVLHQQDLAHDRDRLRMLLEVSESIASYGDLEQLFQDLAQRLPKIVPFDYINAVLHDESLNVMRLWLLVTAEPSTISPGLELPVDESPGGLVWKTQESLTVNDVAQERRFPKLMALLRDNGVASFCVVPLTTAQRKLGAMGFGSLHPKTYDEAEIDFMRQVAKQIAVAVDNALNSKAALAYQRQLALERDRQRLLLEVNNAVVSHLELRELLKAISTCLRRVMPHDLAGFALYDPGTGQLLTHALDFPRNQDFIEAGVAIPLEGTPEGRAFTSRQAVRIKHLSLSEFPAEIIKRAELEGLKSGCAVPLISHGRVLGTLSVVSLRDDAFSTDDAELLTQIGAQVAIAVENGLAYREIADLKDKLGKEKLYLEDEIRTEYNFEEIIGESTALKKVLKQVEVVAPTDSTVLILGETGTGKELLARAIHNLSGRRERTFVKMNCAAIPTGLLESELFGHEKGAFTGAIATKIGRFELAHQGTIFLDEVGEIPLDLQVKLLRVLQEQEFERLGSTRTIRVNVRVVAATNRDLSRMVEEGAFRNDLYYRLNVFPLTVPPLRDRIGDIPPLVRHFAQKFALRMGKGIETIPSEAIRALEAYPWPGNVRELENFIERAVILSQGSVLHVSLAELRPRGGGKVQPAATLEAAEREHILRILRETGWVIGGASGAATRLGMKRTTLQSKMQKLGIARPS; encoded by the coding sequence ATGGAGAGGCCTTCCACATCGCCCTGCGAAACGCTGGCCGAGCGATACCAGGCGTTGCTGGAAGTCGCCGAATCTATCTCCAGGCACCGTGATCTCCGCGAGCTGTGCCGGGACCTTGCTCAACGTCTGCCTCGTGTCGTCCAGGTCAACTTCGTCTCCCTATCCCTCCATGATCCTGCGCGCAACATCATGCGGTTGCACACGATACAGGCGAATGTACCGGCCGATCTGATCGGCGGTCATGAGCAGCCGGTGGAAGACACCCCGAGCGGCGTCGTTTGGCAGACGCAACAACCCATTTTGGTTCCAGAGGTCAAAGAGGAGCGTCGGTGGCCGGGGGTCCTCGAGCGGATGAAAGAAGACGGGGTACGTTCGTTTTGCGTGGTTCCGCTGACGACGGCGGTCCGCCGCCTGGGAGCCATCGGGTTTTCGAGTTTGCAAAATCAGGCTTATGGCGAGGCGGATCTGGAGTTCCTCGGACAGGTCGGGAAACAGCTGGGTGTCGCCGTCGATAATGTGCTCCATCAACAGGACCTGGCGCATGATCGGGACCGCCTGCGCATGTTGTTGGAAGTGTCTGAGTCCATCGCCTCGTACGGCGATCTTGAACAGTTGTTTCAAGACCTTGCCCAGCGCCTTCCCAAGATCGTCCCGTTCGACTACATCAATGCAGTCCTGCACGATGAAAGCCTCAACGTCATGCGCTTGTGGTTGTTGGTCACGGCGGAGCCGAGCACGATCAGTCCAGGATTGGAGTTGCCGGTCGATGAGTCCCCGGGCGGGCTCGTCTGGAAAACGCAGGAGTCGCTGACGGTGAACGATGTGGCACAGGAGCGGCGGTTTCCAAAACTGATGGCCTTGCTTCGGGACAACGGTGTGGCATCGTTCTGCGTCGTTCCCCTGACGACTGCCCAACGCAAGCTTGGGGCCATGGGGTTCGGCAGCTTGCATCCGAAGACCTATGACGAAGCAGAGATCGATTTCATGCGGCAAGTGGCCAAACAGATCGCGGTCGCGGTGGATAACGCGCTGAATTCGAAGGCGGCGCTCGCCTATCAGCGGCAGTTGGCGCTGGAACGCGACCGGCAACGCCTGCTGCTCGAGGTCAACAACGCCGTCGTTTCTCACCTGGAATTGCGCGAGCTGCTGAAGGCAATTTCAACCTGTCTCAGGCGCGTCATGCCGCATGACCTCGCGGGGTTCGCCCTCTACGATCCCGGCACAGGCCAATTGCTGACGCATGCGCTGGACTTTCCGCGAAACCAGGACTTCATCGAGGCTGGTGTCGCCATCCCGCTCGAAGGAACCCCGGAGGGTCGTGCGTTCACGTCTCGGCAGGCCGTGCGTATCAAACACCTCAGTTTGAGTGAATTTCCCGCGGAGATCATCAAGCGAGCGGAACTGGAAGGTTTGAAATCAGGATGTGCGGTTCCTCTCATTTCCCATGGGCGGGTCCTCGGCACCCTGAGCGTCGTCAGCTTGCGGGACGATGCGTTCAGCACGGACGACGCCGAATTGTTGACCCAAATCGGGGCGCAGGTGGCCATTGCCGTAGAGAATGGCCTGGCCTACCGCGAAATCGCCGATCTCAAAGACAAGCTCGGGAAGGAGAAGCTCTACCTCGAAGACGAAATCCGCACCGAATACAATTTTGAAGAAATCATTGGAGAGAGCACGGCCCTCAAAAAGGTTCTGAAACAGGTCGAGGTGGTCGCCCCGACCGATTCGACCGTGCTGATACTGGGAGAAACGGGTACCGGAAAGGAACTGTTGGCACGCGCCATTCATAACCTGAGCGGACGGCGTGAGCGAACATTCGTGAAGATGAATTGCGCGGCGATTCCCACCGGCTTGTTGGAAAGCGAACTCTTCGGGCATGAAAAGGGCGCCTTCACGGGAGCCATCGCCACCAAGATCGGTCGCTTTGAGCTGGCGCATCAAGGGACGATTTTCCTCGATGAGGTAGGAGAGATCCCGTTGGATCTGCAGGTCAAATTGCTTCGTGTTCTGCAGGAGCAGGAATTTGAACGTCTTGGCAGTACGCGCACGATCAGGGTCAACGTGCGCGTGGTGGCGGCGACGAACCGGGATTTGTCGCGGATGGTGGAAGAGGGCGCCTTTCGTAACGACCTGTACTATCGATTGAATGTTTTCCCCCTGACGGTCCCACCGCTCAGAGATCGAATCGGAGATATCCCACCCTTAGTCCGCCATTTCGCTCAGAAATTTGCGTTGCGCATGGGGAAAGGCATCGAAACAATTCCCTCAGAAGCGATCAGGGCGCTCGAAGCCTATCCCTGGCCGGGAAACGTGAGGGAGCTCGAAAACTTCATCGAGCGGGCGGTCATTCTCTCTCAGGGGTCGGTGCTGCATGTATCATTGGCTGAGCTTCGTCCTCGAGGAGGCGGCAAGGTGCAACCAGCGGCAACGCTGGAGGCCGCCGAACGAGAGCATATTCTTCGCATACTTCGTGAAACCGGGTGGGTCATCGGAGGCGCTTCTGGCGCAGCGACCAGGCTGGGCATGAAGCGCACCACGCTTCAATCCAAGATGCAAAAGCTGGGCATTGCCCGTCCTTCCTAA